The Tautonia plasticadhaerens nucleotide sequence GTTCCGGGAGGCCGGCGGCCCGACATCCGGCCCCTGAGGGACCGGGCCCGCCCCGCCCCGCCGCCGGGGCCCGCGCCCCGGTTGCAATGCCGGGCCCATTTTGCCAAGCTGAACCCCACATCCCCACCCGTCAAATCGATCGGGATGTTCACCCCTATGAATCAGGAGCATCGAAGCATGGCGATCAGCCGAAGACGCCTCGGGGCCGTGGCCGCGGCGGCCCTGCTCGCGGCCGGTACGGGATGCGGCGGCGGCAGGCCGAGTGTCGACACGGGCACGGAGGAGGTGATGGTCTCGGGGAAGGTGACGCTGAACGGCAAGCCGGCCACCGGCACCATCTCGTTCGACCCGTCGAACGTCGAGCGCAAGAACGCCGCGGCGCGGTCGACTCCGATCAACGAGGACGGCTCCTACACGATCACCACGCTGATCGGGCAGAACCGGGTCAGTTTCTCGGGGCCCGAGATCAGCAAGAACCCCGACATCCTGAACGCGGCCTACATGCACGACCTCCAGGCCGGCGAGAACAAGCTCGACTTCGACCTGCCGCTCGACGAGGGCCTCTCGGGGGGATGAGGCCCGCGAGGACGCCCGAAGGCCGGCCCGGGGATCGATCGGGCCGGCCTTCGGATCGGGGCGCCGCGTCGGCCGTCGGGCGACGGCCCTCGGGTCAATACTGGTCGGCCGAGACGACCTCGCCGCCGGCCCGGCTGCCCAGCGCCCACCAGACGGTGGCGGCGACGCTCTCCTTGATGAACCGGACCGAGCCGTCGGCGAAGCAGACGTTCGTGCCGCCGGGGTGCCGGCTGGAGGCGGTGTACGCCCCGCCGGAGTCGCCGCCCCAGCGCGAGGTGCTGTAGTTGCAGCTATGCTGGTTCGGCGTCATGATGTGGTTGTAACGCGAGTGGCCGAAGCCGCCGTTGTGCCAGTACGACCCGTAGGCGTAGAAGTTGGGGCTGAAGACCGCCCCGGGGGTATAGGGGCTGACCTGCCGGCACTGCTGGTAGAAGAGCTGGGGGCTGTTCAGGTCGACGGTGTTCGCCGGCTTGTCGATCTGGACGGGCGTGGCCGAGGGGCGGGTCAGGTCGGGGACCGTGGGGTTGGCGAACCAGCCGATGCCCTTGACGCGTTCGCTGAACGCGGCGGTGTTGCTGGTGCCGTCGCGGATGTCGGCCAGCTTGACGATCGGCTTCTGCTTGGCCTCGTTCGCGCTGCGGGGGGTCGTGAACGGGGCCTGCCCGTCCGGCGGCCGGCCCGACCAGCCGAAGAGGCCGTTGAAGGCGCCCGTGTTATTCCAGTCGTAGAAGGCGGCCGGGGCGTTGCCGGCGTTGGCCGCATAATTGTTGTGGCCGTCCGGGCTGGTCAGCCGGTCCTCGTCCGAGGGGCACTGCAGGAAGCTGAGCGTCGCCCGCTGGGCCGTCGTGTTCGCCAGCAGGGCCGGGTTCTGCAGCGCGTAGCCGAAGTTGAGGGCGCTGTAGATGGTGTACTGCTCCATGTACGGCGACATCAGCGCCATCGACGACCACTGGTTCCACTGGTCCGGCCCGTCGCCCCAGGGCAGCGACTGGACGGCCGATTCGTAGTTGTGCAGGGCCAGGCCCAGTTGCTTCAGGTTGTTGGTGCACTGGGCGCGTCGGGCCGCCTCTCGGGCGCTCTGCACGGCGGGCAGGAGCAGCGCGATGAGCACGCCGATGATGGCGATGACGACGAGCAGCTCGATCAGCGTGAAGCCGGAGGGATTGCGGCGAAATCGGGTCATATCGGTTCGCTCCTCCTGAGAGCGGTGACGGCGCCCCCGCGAATGCAAGGGCGCCGGGAGCCGACCCGCCCCGAGACAGAATGGGGCGGGGCCGCACGGGGGCGGCAGGTCAGGATCGCACGACGGGACGGTGCAAGGATCGAGAAATTGATGGGAAATGATCCTGGTCTGAGATTCTGTCAACCTCCGCCGCCATTGCCAAGGAAAATCCACCCCGTCTTGCAAAAAATGCCGACCGAATCGAACTGTTTCGCGACGCTCCAACACGGGTCAGATCGGCGAGCGGACCTCGGCGCGGCCCGGGTCGGGGACGGACATCGCGGCGACCCCTCGGGCGACTCCCGGGCCGGTCATCGGTCGGGCCCCCCGGCCCCACGGGCCTCGCCGGTCATCGGCACGAAGGCGACCGGGGCGATCGAGCGTCGGGTGGTCGAGCCCCCCTCGTCCTTCTCGATCAGGATGAGCTGCTGCCCCAGTTCGTCCCCGACCGGCATCACCAGGCGTCCCCCCGGGGCGAGCTGCTCGACCAGGAGGGGCGGGACCTCGGCCGGGGCCGCGGCGACGACGATCAGGTCGAACGGCGCGTGCTCGGGCCAGCCCCGGTAGCCGTCTCCGTGGCGGACGGCCACGTTATCGTACCCGAGCCGGCCGAGACGCTCCCGGGCCGAGTCGGCCAGCTCCTCGTGGATCTCGATGCTGAAGACCTCCCCGGCCAGCTCGGCGAGCACGGCGGCCTGGTAGCCGGAGCCGGTGCCGACGTCGAGGGCGCGGTCCCCGGGCCCGGGCCCGGCCAACTGGGTCATCAACGCGACGATGTACGGCTGGGAGATCGTCTGGCCCTGCCCGATCGGCAGCGGGCGGTCGGCATGGGCCTGGTCGCGGAGCCCCTCGGGGACGAACTCGTGCCGGGGGACCCGGGACATCGCGTCGAGGACCCGGGGGTCGGTGATGTCCCGGGCGCGGAGCTGGCGATCGACCATCGACGCCCGATCCCGGGCGTAGTCGCCCGGGTTGGCGGCCCCTTCGGGTCGGGGCGTCGCGGGCCCGGCCGGGACGCAGCCGAGGACGACCGCCAGGCCGATGAGGGCGGCGATCGGGCCGATCGGGATCGAGATCGCGGTCGAGAGGGCCGGGTTGAGGGGGATCATGGGGTTGGCTCCATCGGGCTGCTGTCGGCCTCGGGGGCGTCCGGTCTCCGAGCGACCT carries:
- a CDS encoding protein-L-isoaspartate(D-aspartate) O-methyltransferase, encoding MIPLNPALSTAISIPIGPIAALIGLAVVLGCVPAGPATPRPEGAANPGDYARDRASMVDRQLRARDITDPRVLDAMSRVPRHEFVPEGLRDQAHADRPLPIGQGQTISQPYIVALMTQLAGPGPGDRALDVGTGSGYQAAVLAELAGEVFSIEIHEELADSARERLGRLGYDNVAVRHGDGYRGWPEHAPFDLIVVAAAPAEVPPLLVEQLAPGGRLVMPVGDELGQQLILIEKDEGGSTTRRSIAPVAFVPMTGEARGAGGPDR
- a CDS encoding DUF1559 domain-containing protein, with the translated sequence MTRFRRNPSGFTLIELLVVIAIIGVLIALLLPAVQSAREAARRAQCTNNLKQLGLALHNYESAVQSLPWGDGPDQWNQWSSMALMSPYMEQYTIYSALNFGYALQNPALLANTTAQRATLSFLQCPSDEDRLTSPDGHNNYAANAGNAPAAFYDWNNTGAFNGLFGWSGRPPDGQAPFTTPRSANEAKQKPIVKLADIRDGTSNTAAFSERVKGIGWFANPTVPDLTRPSATPVQIDKPANTVDLNSPQLFYQQCRQVSPYTPGAVFSPNFYAYGSYWHNGGFGHSRYNHIMTPNQHSCNYSTSRWGGDSGGAYTASSRHPGGTNVCFADGSVRFIKESVAATVWWALGSRAGGEVVSADQY